A stretch of DNA from Micromonospora sp. NBC_01813:
GACGCGCCGTTCGGGGTCTTCCGCGAGATCGAGGGCACCTTCTACGCCGACCTGCTGCGTTCCATCGGCCAACTGCTCGGCGGCTGACCGCACCCCGCCCCTTCGGCACCTCGCTGGCAGGGTGCCGGCCGGCCCGGACGGGCCGGCCGGCACCGTGGATCGCGAGACGGGGTCAGCGACGGGCGACGCCGTCGCGGCGGGCAGCCGCGGCGACCGCGGCGGCGACCGCAGGCGCCACCCGTGGGTCGAGCGCCGACGGCACGAACGCCTCCGGTTGCAGCAGGTCGGCCACGACCGCGGCGATGGCCTCGGCGGCGGCCACCTTCATCCCCTCGGTGATCCGGGTGGCCCCGACCTCGAGCGCACCCCGGAACACTCCCGGGAAGGCGAGCACGTTGTTGATCTGGTTGGGAAAGTCGCTGCGGCCGGTGGCCACCAACGCGGCGTACCGGTGGGCGATCTCGGGGTGCACCTCCGGTGTCGGGTTGGCCAGGGCGAAGATGATCCCGCCCGGCGCCATCCCGGCGACCGCGGCCTCCTCGATCTGACCGCCGGACAGGCCGATCAGCACGTCGGCGCCGACCAGCGCGTCGGCGATCCCGCCGGCGCAGGCTGCGGTCATCGCGGCCAGTTCGGCCTTGGCCGGGGTGAGCCCGGCCCGGTCGCCGTGGATGATCCCGCGCGAGTCGCAGACCACCGTCTTCGCCGGGTCGACACCACCGGCGATCAGCATCTTCGTCACCGCGACCCCGGCCGCACCGGCGCCACTGACCACCACCCGCAGGTCACCGAGCCGGCGGTCGAGCAGGGTTACGGCGTTGCGCAGGGCGGCGAGTACCACGATCGCGGTGCCGTGCTGGTCGTCGTGGAACACCGGGATCGGCAACGCCTCGTCGAGCCGCCGTTCGATCTCGAAGCAGCGCGGCGCGCTGATGTCCTCCAGGTTGATCCCGCCGAACGACGGCGCCAGCGCGGTCACGGTGGCGACGATCGCGTCGACGTCGCGGGTGTCGAGGCAGATCGGCACCGCGTCGACGTCGCCGAACTGCTTGAACAGCACCGCCTTGCCCTCCATCACGGGCATCGCGGCGCGCGGCCCGATGTCACCGAGACCGAGCACCGCCGTGCCGTCGGTGACGACGGCGACGGTGTGTGACACCCAGGTGTACTCGTCGACCAGGCTCGGGTCGGCGGCGATCGCCTCGCAGACCCGGGCGACGCCCGGGGTGTACGCGAGGGAGAGGTCGTCCCGGTCGGCCAGCGCGACGGTCGGCGTGATCGCCATCTTGCCGCCACGGTGCAGGTCGAAGACCGGGTCAGAAATTGCCACAGTAGACATGGTGACTCCTTCAGCCGTCGTGCGAAGAGAAAGCCGCCGGCTCGGCGCGAGGTCAGCGTTGACCGGCGAGGCGCTGTGGGGGTCACCCGGATTTCGTGTCGAGCATAGTGTCACACAGGGTGCTTTCCTACGAGGCGGGTCGAACTCGTTGGTAACCGAATCTCCGTGGCCGTGGCCAGTACCGCAGCAGCACCCGCCCGTGCACGTCGGCCACCCCGTAGGCGCGCGAGTCGTCGGCGACGAACTCGTTGTCACCCTGCAACCACCATCCGCTGTCGCACGGCCGGACCACCCGCTTGACCACCAGCAGATCGGGTCGGGTCCGGAAGGTCGCGACCACCACGTCGCCGGCTCGGACCGCCCGGCCGCCCCGGCGGACCAGCAGGGCGTCGCCGGGGCGCAGCGTCGGGGCCATCGATGGACCCCGCACCAGCACGGCAAACAGTGG
This window harbors:
- a CDS encoding NAD(P)-dependent malic enzyme encodes the protein MSTVAISDPVFDLHRGGKMAITPTVALADRDDLSLAYTPGVARVCEAIAADPSLVDEYTWVSHTVAVVTDGTAVLGLGDIGPRAAMPVMEGKAVLFKQFGDVDAVPICLDTRDVDAIVATVTALAPSFGGINLEDISAPRCFEIERRLDEALPIPVFHDDQHGTAIVVLAALRNAVTLLDRRLGDLRVVVSGAGAAGVAVTKMLIAGGVDPAKTVVCDSRGIIHGDRAGLTPAKAELAAMTAACAGGIADALVGADVLIGLSGGQIEEAAVAGMAPGGIIFALANPTPEVHPEIAHRYAALVATGRSDFPNQINNVLAFPGVFRGALEVGATRITEGMKVAAAEAIAAVVADLLQPEAFVPSALDPRVAPAVAAAVAAAARRDGVARR
- a CDS encoding S26 family signal peptidase → MPSPLFAVLVRGPSMAPTLRPGDALLVRRGGRAVRAGDVVVATFRTRPDLLVVKRVVRPCDSGWWLQGDNEFVADDSRAYGVADVHGRVLLRYWPRPRRFGYQRVRPAS